One window of Nocardia higoensis genomic DNA carries:
- a CDS encoding MFS transporter, with the protein MSIDEVAGPRVRVDRVRLSSLTWSVFAPMVLYGAGAGAAAPMFALRALELGASVGMAGLIVALSGLGMVLTDLPAGRIVARVGERGAIGLGTALGLTGVGAAIAAPNPIVLAAGMLLTGASGAVWGLARQTYIAAVVPPPERGRALSVLAGSHRLGYFAGPFLGAGLVHAMGPDGALWLQCATTALAGLAMIVVRDVSSGGGTHTLISVVVENRRVLGTLGSAALLTGAARAARQSLLPLWAAHIGLGPVTTSLIFGISGAIDVLMSYPAGVVMDRFGRRATGVPSMLCFALGYATLPFTHTAVTAGIAGVLLGLANGIGNGLIMTVGADVAPPGKQAEFLGAWRLTHDIGMFTGPLAIGAISALAALGAASIALAGSALAGAWAMYRWFPVGPGGVGGHTRNDRG; encoded by the coding sequence ATGAGCATCGACGAGGTCGCCGGGCCGCGGGTGCGGGTCGACCGGGTGAGGTTGAGCAGCCTGACCTGGTCGGTGTTCGCGCCGATGGTGCTCTACGGAGCCGGGGCCGGGGCGGCCGCGCCCATGTTCGCCCTGCGCGCACTGGAACTCGGCGCGTCGGTGGGGATGGCGGGCCTGATCGTCGCGCTCAGCGGGCTGGGCATGGTGCTGACCGACCTGCCCGCGGGCCGCATCGTGGCCAGGGTCGGTGAGCGCGGGGCGATCGGGCTCGGCACCGCGCTCGGGCTCACGGGCGTCGGGGCCGCGATCGCCGCGCCGAATCCGATCGTGCTGGCGGCGGGCATGCTGCTCACCGGTGCCTCCGGCGCGGTGTGGGGGCTCGCCCGGCAGACCTACATCGCGGCGGTGGTGCCGCCGCCGGAGCGGGGACGGGCGCTGTCGGTGCTGGCGGGCTCGCATCGGCTCGGCTATTTCGCCGGTCCGTTCCTCGGCGCCGGGCTCGTGCACGCGATGGGGCCCGACGGCGCGCTGTGGTTGCAGTGCGCGACCACCGCGCTGGCCGGTCTGGCGATGATCGTCGTCCGCGATGTCAGCAGCGGCGGCGGGACGCACACACTGATCTCGGTGGTCGTGGAGAACCGCAGGGTGCTCGGCACGCTCGGCTCCGCGGCACTGCTCACCGGCGCGGCTCGCGCGGCCCGCCAGTCGCTGCTGCCGCTGTGGGCGGCGCACATCGGGCTCGGCCCGGTGACGACCAGCCTGATCTTCGGCATCTCCGGCGCGATCGATGTGCTCATGTCCTATCCGGCGGGGGTTGTCATGGACCGTTTCGGCCGGCGCGCCACCGGGGTGCCGTCGATGCTGTGCTTCGCGCTCGGCTATGCGACGCTGCCGTTCACCCACACCGCGGTGACGGCGGGAATCGCCGGGGTGCTGCTGGGGCTGGCCAACGGCATCGGCAACGGGCTGATCATGACCGTGGGCGCGGATGTGGCTCCGCCGGGGAAACAGGCGGAGTTCCTGGGAGCCTGGCGGTTGACCCACGACATCGGCATGTTCACCGGGCCGCTGGCGATCGGCGCGATCAGTGCGCTGGCCGCGCTCGGCGCGGCGTCGATCGCGCTCGCCGGATCGGCGCTGGCAGGTGCGTGGGCGATGTATCGCTGGTTTCCGGTGGGGCCCGGCGGGGTGGGCGGACATACCAGAAACGACCGGGGCTGA